The window CCGGCACTTGGACCCTCGACAACTCCCACAGCGAGATTGCATTCACCGTCCGCCACGCGGGCATCAGCAAGGTCCGCGGCCAGTTCAAGGATGCGGAAGCCAGCCTTGACCTCGCCGAGAACATCACTGATTCCAAGGTCAACGCCACGATCAAGACCGCGAGCTTCGACTCCGGCGACGCCAACCGCGACGGCCACGTCCGCGGCGAAGACTTCTTCGACGTCGAAAAGTTCCCGGAGATCTCCTTTGTCTCCCACACCATCGTCCCCAAGGGCGACGCCTACGAACTCCAGGGCGAACTCACCATTAAGGGTGTTACCCGTCCGGT is drawn from Micrococcaceae bacterium Sec5.8 and contains these coding sequences:
- a CDS encoding YceI family protein, whose product is MALPANVTTGTWTLDNSHSEIAFTVRHAGISKVRGQFKDAEASLDLAENITDSKVNATIKTASFDSGDANRDGHVRGEDFFDVEKFPEISFVSHTIVPKGDAYELQGELTIKGVTRPVALETEFNGVAVDPFGMTRAGLSAETTISRKDFGLTWNAVLEAGGVLVSDKVAINLELAFIAPAA